In the Blautia coccoides genome, TAGTGAAAATTACTATATTCCGGGTATTGCAGACGACATGACAATGATGACAGCAGCAGGTTTGCTGTCAGAAACGCAAGACCGCGCAGCCAGCCGGTTTGCCTGCGTATGAGGAAGGTCAGATTTCACCGTATGCGGACAGAGCATGGATACTGACAAACGGCGAAAGGAGGAAGCATGAACACGGAACAGTTGGATCGAATGCGTTGGGGCAAGGGGTTTATAGCAGCACTTGACCAGAGCGGCGGCAGTACACCAAAGGCGCTAAGGCTTTATGGTATCTCTGAGGACAGCTATCATGGGGATGAAGAGATGTTTGACCTGGTCCACGCCATGCGTACAAGGATCATGACCAGCCCGGCATTTACTTCAGAACATATCCTGGCAGCCATTTTATTTGAAAAAACCATGGAGCGGGAAGTTGAGGGAAAGCTGACGGCAGATTATCTGTGGGAAGAGAAGCATATCCTGCCAATCCTGAAAGTGGACAAAGGACTTGCACCTGCAAAGAACGGTGCGCAGTGCATGAAACCAATACCGGGACTGGACGAACTGCTGGAACGGGCAAAGGAACGTCATATCTTCGGAACAAAGATGCGCTCAGTCATTAAAGAAGCCAATGAAGCGGGAATACGCGCTGTTGTGGAACAGCAGTTTGAGCTGGGAGTTCGGATCGCGGAGGCGGGACTGGTACCGATCCTGGAACCTGAGATTGACATTTTCAGTGCAGACAAAGGGGAGTCCGAAAGGATCATGAAGGGATATCTGAAAGAACATCTGGCAAAACTGGATGACAGCATAAGGATCATGTTCAAGCTTTCTATCCCGGATGTGGACGGCTTCTATTCTGATATTATGGAAGACGCCCATGTGGTTCGTGTGGTGGCTCTCTCCGGTGGTTATAAAAGGGATGAGGCTAATGAAAAATTAGCCAGGAATCCGGGTCTGATCGCCAGCTTTTCCAGAGCGCTGACCCAGGGACTGAATGTGGATCAGACAGAGCAAGAGTTTAATAAGATGCTGGAGGAATCTATAGATTCCATCTACAGAGCTTCTGTTACCTGAGGGTAATTGATCAAATGACAATATTTCCTGCAGCTGCAGGGTATATTCTATGATGAGGTGCCGCATAGTCTGCGGCACCTTTTATAGTAAGCATAAAGGCGGAGATACGGATATGTTTCTTCCTTATATTTTAGAAAGAATCCCCGCCCCCATCACGATCTCAGGGCAGACATCCTCCCCGTTCTCCTGCGTATATAAAAAGATACTCTTTCGTCCGAGAAAAGGCTGCAGATTTTCTTTTATTTTCTCTTCATCCAATACCACGGTATCTGCTCCAAGCAGGCAGATGACCAGCTTAGACCTGGCATGAAAACGCTTGAGGGTGTTGGTCAGAGCGTCCAGAGATTTTTTTCCGGTCAGGGGTTCATAGTCCTCCAGCCCTCTTCCAAGCTGCAGCATGGAGATTGGAACTACCTGATTCGTAAGCAATCCGTCCTCCTTCCAGTGCAGCAGGTTGAGTCTGACATTCTGGAAAACCTGACTGTGAGAGCGGAGTAAAGCGGCAATCTCCTTTGTCATGGGCACCGCGATCTCTTTTGGAAGCCCATGATCTACCACAAATGTCATTTCCAGAATACCGCCTGTATAATTATGGGGAACGTGAAGGATACGTTCCACCGCATTTTTGAGATTTTTTCGGAATATCAGATTCATTGTCAAACGACCTCCCGTGTAAATGTTCATATAAGCTGCACCAATCAAAAGTGTGGTTCCCTATCATCTGCGTGTAGACTGCTTTTGTGTCTAAAGTGGGCACGGCCCGGACAGCCAGACACTAACATGCAGACTGCTTTTGTGTCCAAAGCGGGGTACGGCCCGACCGGAACAGCCAAACACTATTATACTACATTTTTTCCTGTCTGCAAGCGCTTCATTGCTGTCTTGAATAAAAGGATTGCGGTTTTGCACCCCTTACTTTATAATTGATTAAAAAGAATATGGTATTACTTAATGGTAAGGCCGATGAACAGTTACCCGGTATCCAAGTAGTGGATGACAATTGTAATACAGAAAGGTTTTACTGCCATGAAAAGCTGGAAAGAAGAAAACGGTGAGATCTTCCTTTGGGGAGAGGAGACAAAAGAAGCGGTACCTGTAATCTGGTGCCATATTTTTTCTCGGGAGGAAGGGGAGAAAATATGGGGGCAGATCACAGAGCCATGCGTCCTTGCGGGGGTATCAGGAAGAGACTGGAACCGCGACTTTTCTCCCTGGAGGGCGGAGAAGGTTTTTGCAAAGAGCACAGATTTTTCAGGGGGAGCCGGGGAATACCTGCTGTATTTTGAAAATGATATCCTTCCCCGTATAGAACAGACTCTTTCCTTTGAAGTAAGAGACAGAGGGATAGCGGGCTATTCCATGGCGGGGTTGTTTGCCGTATATGCCATGTATCATTCTGACAAATTCAACAGGATCGGTACTATGTCAGGTTCTCTTTGGTTTGACGGCTGGGAGGATTATGCAGTGTCCCATACTATCAAGGCAATAAATCCGGTCATCTATGTGTCGCTTGGCAGAAGGGAGCATAAAGTACGCAATGACCGCATGGCTTCAGTGAAAGCGTGCACGGAACGTCTGGCCGCTTACTGGGAGAAGTCGTGGCCGGTTATCCGTGAGAGTGAGCCGGGCGGGCATTTTGACGACCCGGAGGGACGGGTGGCAAGAGGGATTTCCAGGCTTTTGGCCTTTGGCAGTCCATAAAGAAAATATATAAGACAGAGAGGATTTACATATGGAGAGAGAAGTTCCGGCAGAGGACTTAAAGAAATTATACAAAGCAGGGGATCTGGTGAAGGCTGACTGTGGAGGCTGTCAGGGCTGTTTTGAGTGTTGTCAGGGGATGGGGGATTCTATTAAACTGGATCCACTGGATGTATACAGGCTGGAGACGAACCTGGGGCTTACCTTTGAAGGCCTGATGAACAGTCATATAGAGCTGCACGCGGCAGAGAACAGCATTCTGCCGAATTTGAAAATGTCAGGTACAAAAGAGCGCTGTACATTCTTGAATGAGAAGGGAAGATGCACTGTCCATGCTTTCCGTCCGGGGCTTTGCCGGCTGTTTCCTTTAGGAAGGTATTACCGGGACGGAGATTTTTCCTATTACCTGCAGAATCAGGAATGTCCAAAGAAAAACAAGACTAAAATAAAGGTGAGTAAATGGCTGGATCTGCCGGATTTGAAAAAATATGAGGATTTTGCCGCCAAATGGCACTTTCTGCTGAAAGATGTCGGGAATCTTTTGGAAGAAAAAGAAGATGAACAGCTCACAAAAGAGCTGAACATGTATGTGTTGAATCTTTTTTATACAAAACCCTATGAAAGCGGCAAAGATTTCTATGAACAGTTTGAGGAGCGTTTGGGACAGATGAGAAAATTGCTGTCCGTGCTGCAGCAGAATTGATACTGCACAGACAACGCAGCAGATACGTACAGGTAAAATATTTCGTTTTTAGGGCTTGTGAAGCCTGGCGGCTGCCGGGCTTTTTCCTCTTCTATGCAGGGAAATCTGCCGGTCAGAGGGCAGCGGGCTTTTGCAGGGAACAGCCCATCGTGACAGAGAGATTCAGGGAGGGATGTCAGTATGAATGATGAGCTTCAAAAATGGATACCTACAGATGAGGTGGCGGGGTTTCAGGTATGTCCCGGTCTGTACAGCGTTTACGGCACCACAGTCTTTCAGTCTGCCGTTAATTTTACTGTGCATTCAAAGGGCGCCGCGTTCTGCGAGCTGCTGCTTTTTCACAGGACAGAGGAGGAGCCGTATGCAGTCCTCAGGTTCCCGGAGCATTTTAAGATCGGCGACGTGTACTCCATGATGGTGTTCGGACTGGATATCGGTGAATTTGAGTATGCTTACCGACTGGGAGGGGTCTGGGACAGGGAACATGGCCTTCTATTTGATGAAAACCACATACTCCTTGATCCCTATGCAAAGGCAGTGACAGGCCAGAGCGTATGGGGAAAAAAGGTGAATGAAAAGGGATACCGGGCCAGAGTGGTGAGGAACGATTTCTTCTGGGGAAAAGAACGGCGGCCCATGGTTCCCATGGATGAACTGATCATCTATGAAATGCATGTCC is a window encoding:
- a CDS encoding alpha/beta hydrolase-fold protein is translated as MKSWKEENGEIFLWGEETKEAVPVIWCHIFSREEGEKIWGQITEPCVLAGVSGRDWNRDFSPWRAEKVFAKSTDFSGGAGEYLLYFENDILPRIEQTLSFEVRDRGIAGYSMAGLFAVYAMYHSDKFNRIGTMSGSLWFDGWEDYAVSHTIKAINPVIYVSLGRREHKVRNDRMASVKACTERLAAYWEKSWPVIRESEPGGHFDDPEGRVARGISRLLAFGSP
- a CDS encoding YkgJ family cysteine cluster protein translates to MEREVPAEDLKKLYKAGDLVKADCGGCQGCFECCQGMGDSIKLDPLDVYRLETNLGLTFEGLMNSHIELHAAENSILPNLKMSGTKERCTFLNEKGRCTVHAFRPGLCRLFPLGRYYRDGDFSYYLQNQECPKKNKTKIKVSKWLDLPDLKKYEDFAAKWHFLLKDVGNLLEEKEDEQLTKELNMYVLNLFYTKPYESGKDFYEQFEERLGQMRKLLSVLQQN
- a CDS encoding fructose bisphosphate aldolase; this encodes MNTEQLDRMRWGKGFIAALDQSGGSTPKALRLYGISEDSYHGDEEMFDLVHAMRTRIMTSPAFTSEHILAAILFEKTMEREVEGKLTADYLWEEKHILPILKVDKGLAPAKNGAQCMKPIPGLDELLERAKERHIFGTKMRSVIKEANEAGIRAVVEQQFELGVRIAEAGLVPILEPEIDIFSADKGESERIMKGYLKEHLAKLDDSIRIMFKLSIPDVDGFYSDIMEDAHVVRVVALSGGYKRDEANEKLARNPGLIASFSRALTQGLNVDQTEQEFNKMLEESIDSIYRASVT